The proteins below are encoded in one region of Hordeum vulgare subsp. vulgare chromosome 3H, MorexV3_pseudomolecules_assembly, whole genome shotgun sequence:
- the LOC123443309 gene encoding tRNA(His) guanylyltransferase 1-like isoform X1 yields the protein MANSEYEYVKREFEFDRRLPASNWIVVRIDGCHFHRFSKIHAFEKPNDENALRLMNACATSMLEKFPDIVFAYGVSDEYSFVFREGTEFYQRRESKILSLCVSYFTSMYVMKWKDFFPNKDLKEPPYFDGRVVCYPNMKTIHDYLAWRQVDCHINNHYNTCFWMLVKSGKTEKEAQQTLKGTFSKDKNELLSQQFQVNYEDELAMFRKGSSVYRDKVETKVKTDDYGNPIKRIRLAITVSNLDIIGPEFWEKHQYILREEKCRYEYVKKFDDIRRLPCCNWIVVRISTCQFDQFSLIHSFDKPNDETALSLMNASASFMMEQFPDIIFCYGFSNEYSFVFQENTELYQRNERLLLSSCSSCFTSFYMMKWKEYFPGKELVQPPKFEAEVLCYPKPKIVCDYLSWRQAECHNRNQYNTCFWMLVKSGEDENKANEILKGTLSKDKNELLFQRFQMNYNNEPAMFRKGSCTYRQKVGTFAEVKVSGDVARDGWDVAVSHVDMGPDFWRKHICIFDK from the exons ATGGCCAACAGCGAGTATGAGTACGTCAAGAGGGAGTTCGAGTTCGACCGCCGCCTCCCGGCCTCCAACTGGATCGTTGTCCGCATCGACGGCTGCCATTTTCACCG ATTCTCCAAGATACACGCCTTTGAGAAACCAAATGATGAGAATGCTTTAAGATTGATGAATGCTTGTGCCACCTCTATGCTCGAGAAGTTTCCTGATATCGTGTTTGCTTATGGTGTTAGCGATGAGTACAG TTTTGTTTTCAGAGAGGGAACAGAATTCTATCAAAGGCGAGAAAG CAAAATTCTGTCTTTATGTGTTTCTTACTTCACGTCTATGTACGTGATGAAGTGGAAAGATTTCTTTCCTAATAAAGATTTGAAGGAGCCCCCCTATTTTGATGGGCGAGTGGTCTGCTATCCAAATATGAAAACCATTCATGATTATTTGGCATGGAGGCAAGTGGACT GTCATATAAATAATCATTATAATACATGCTTCTGGATGTTGGTGAAGTCTGGAAAAACTGAAAAAGAGGCACAACAAACATTGAAG GGAACATTCTCTAAGGACAAGAATGAGTTGCTTTCTCAACAGTTCCAAGTCAACTATGAGGATGAACTGGCTATGTTCCGGAAAGGATCCAGTGTTTATCGAGATAAG GTAGAAACAAAGGTAAAAACAGACGACTACGGGAATCCCATAAAAAGAATCCGGCTGGCAATTACAGTGTCAAATTTGGATATCATAGGACCTGAGTTTTGGGAAAAACATCAATACATTCTTCGAGAAG AAAAATGTAGATACGAGTATGTGAAGAAGTTTGACGACATCCGTAGGCTTCCATGTTGTAATTGGATCGTTGTTCGTATCAGCACCTGCCAATTCGATCA ATTCTCGCTGATCCATTCATTTGACAAGCCAAATGATGAGACCGCTTTAAGTTTGATGAACGCTTCTGCTTCTTTCATGATGGAGCAATTCCCTGATATTATCTTTTGTTATGGTTTTAGCAACGAGTACAG CTTTGTGTTCCAGGAGAACACTGAATTGTACCAGAGAAATGAGAG ATTACTCCTTtcttcatgttcatcatgtttcaCTTCCTTTTACATGATGAagtggaaagaatatttccccggTAAAGAATTAGTGCAGCCACCTAAATTTGAAGCAGAAGTTCTCTGTTACCCAAAACCAAAGATAGTTTGTGATTATTTGTCCTGGAGGCAAGCAGAAT GTCACAACAGGAACCAATACAATACATGCTTTTGGATGTTAGTGAAATCTGGAGAAGACGAAAACAAAGCCAATGAGATACTAAAG GGAACATTATCAAAGGATAAGAACGAGTTACTTTTTCAGcgatttcaaatgaactacaacaATGAACCCGCTATGTTCCGAAAGGGTTCGTGTACTTACCGTCAAAAG GTGGGAACATTTGCCGAGGTGAAAGTGAGCGGAGATGTCGCAAGAGATGGGTGGGATGTGGCAGTGAGCCACGTAGACATGGGGCCTGACTTCTGGAGAAAGCATATTTGTATTTTCGACAAATGA
- the LOC123443309 gene encoding tRNA(His) guanylyltransferase 2-like isoform X2 yields MANSEYEYVKREFEFDRRLPASNWIVVRIDGCHFHRFSKIHAFEKPNDENALRLMNACATSMLEKFPDIVFAYGVSDEYSFVFREGTEFYQRRESKILSLCVSYFTSMYVMKWKDFFPNKDLKEPPYFDGRVVCYPNMKTIHDYLAWRQVDCHINNHYNTCFWMLVKSGKTEKEAQQTLKGTFSKDKNELLSQQFQVNYEDELAMFRKGSSVYRDKVETKVKTDDYGNPIKRIRLAITVSNLDIIGPEFWEKHQYILREEKCRYEYVKKFDDIRRLPCCNWIVVRISTCQFDQFSLIHSFDKPNDETALSLMNASASFMMEQFPDIIFCYGFSNEYSFVFQENTELYQRNESGKNISPVKN; encoded by the exons ATGGCCAACAGCGAGTATGAGTACGTCAAGAGGGAGTTCGAGTTCGACCGCCGCCTCCCGGCCTCCAACTGGATCGTTGTCCGCATCGACGGCTGCCATTTTCACCG ATTCTCCAAGATACACGCCTTTGAGAAACCAAATGATGAGAATGCTTTAAGATTGATGAATGCTTGTGCCACCTCTATGCTCGAGAAGTTTCCTGATATCGTGTTTGCTTATGGTGTTAGCGATGAGTACAG TTTTGTTTTCAGAGAGGGAACAGAATTCTATCAAAGGCGAGAAAG CAAAATTCTGTCTTTATGTGTTTCTTACTTCACGTCTATGTACGTGATGAAGTGGAAAGATTTCTTTCCTAATAAAGATTTGAAGGAGCCCCCCTATTTTGATGGGCGAGTGGTCTGCTATCCAAATATGAAAACCATTCATGATTATTTGGCATGGAGGCAAGTGGACT GTCATATAAATAATCATTATAATACATGCTTCTGGATGTTGGTGAAGTCTGGAAAAACTGAAAAAGAGGCACAACAAACATTGAAG GGAACATTCTCTAAGGACAAGAATGAGTTGCTTTCTCAACAGTTCCAAGTCAACTATGAGGATGAACTGGCTATGTTCCGGAAAGGATCCAGTGTTTATCGAGATAAG GTAGAAACAAAGGTAAAAACAGACGACTACGGGAATCCCATAAAAAGAATCCGGCTGGCAATTACAGTGTCAAATTTGGATATCATAGGACCTGAGTTTTGGGAAAAACATCAATACATTCTTCGAGAAG AAAAATGTAGATACGAGTATGTGAAGAAGTTTGACGACATCCGTAGGCTTCCATGTTGTAATTGGATCGTTGTTCGTATCAGCACCTGCCAATTCGATCA ATTCTCGCTGATCCATTCATTTGACAAGCCAAATGATGAGACCGCTTTAAGTTTGATGAACGCTTCTGCTTCTTTCATGATGGAGCAATTCCCTGATATTATCTTTTGTTATGGTTTTAGCAACGAGTACAG CTTTGTGTTCCAGGAGAACACTGAATTGTACCAGAGAAATGAGAG tggaaagaatatttccccggTAAAGAATTAG